One genomic segment of Amycolatopsis sp. Hca4 includes these proteins:
- a CDS encoding DMT family transporter — translation MTNSETRPLLQWSAAMAMSGTIGAVVLESGAAAPAVAFARCFVGGALLVLWCLSRGWLQAWRPSRRDLGLAVLGGLFLVGNWVLLFASYALSSISVSTVVYHTQPLILVGLAAAFLGEKVAKSHLARAGIAFGGVAVISLSAHGEDGKPVQLAGIALALGAALLYAGASFVAKQLKHVRPHLLAAVQTTVGAIVLAPALLLTPLPSTTSGLLWLVLLGTVHTALMYVLIYASIGKLPTTTVALLSYVYPVVAVLVDIAFYGHRPSWLEGLGMLAVLAAALAPQRGRKPAAAPEKPAGPATRPEPACRSCPSPDPA, via the coding sequence ATGACGAACTCCGAAACCCGCCCGCTGCTCCAGTGGTCCGCGGCGATGGCCATGTCCGGCACGATCGGTGCCGTCGTCCTCGAGAGCGGCGCGGCCGCTCCGGCCGTGGCCTTCGCCCGCTGCTTCGTCGGCGGCGCGCTCCTCGTGCTCTGGTGCCTTTCCCGCGGCTGGCTGCAGGCGTGGCGGCCGTCCCGTCGCGACCTCGGTCTCGCCGTGCTGGGCGGGTTGTTCCTGGTCGGCAACTGGGTGCTGCTGTTCGCCTCGTACGCGCTGTCGTCGATCTCGGTCAGCACGGTCGTCTACCACACCCAGCCGCTGATCCTGGTCGGCCTGGCGGCGGCCTTCCTCGGCGAGAAGGTCGCCAAGAGCCATCTGGCCCGGGCCGGGATCGCCTTCGGCGGCGTGGCGGTGATCTCGCTGTCCGCGCACGGCGAGGACGGCAAGCCGGTGCAGCTCGCCGGCATCGCGCTGGCCCTCGGCGCGGCGCTCCTCTACGCCGGGGCGTCCTTCGTCGCGAAGCAGCTGAAGCACGTCCGCCCGCACCTGCTGGCCGCCGTGCAGACGACCGTGGGCGCGATCGTCCTGGCCCCCGCGCTGCTGCTGACGCCGCTGCCGTCGACGACGTCGGGGCTGCTCTGGCTGGTCCTGCTGGGCACGGTGCACACGGCCCTGATGTACGTGCTGATCTACGCGAGCATCGGCAAGCTGCCGACGACGACGGTGGCGCTGCTGTCCTACGTCTACCCGGTGGTCGCGGTCCTGGTCGACATCGCGTTCTACGGCCACCGCCCGAGCTGGCTGGAGGGCCTGGGCATGCTCGCAGTCCTGGCGGCCGCACTGGCCCCGCAACGCGGCCGCA
- the coxB gene encoding cytochrome c oxidase subunit II, translating into MGQPERTLGKRTLRVAALAVLVALTATGCSGDEILRFGWPVGVTEQANQMRTLWTWTVVAALVVGVIVWALIFWTATFHRKKKTAGDGEPEELPRQFQYNIPLELFTVVVPTIMVCVLFFFTATTESKVLDKIPNPDVKVQVVAFQWNWEFKYEDESAKRADGQQVSTVGSSGEIPLLVLPVGKTIQYDLVSTDVIHSFWVPEFHFKRDVMPNPEKNNQDSSFQNKIDREGSFVGRCAELCGTYHSVMNFEVRALSPDKYDQYIALRKQTNPATGQAFTAAEALAKMNCGELCTPHAVTTQPFNTDRTARTASN; encoded by the coding sequence GTGGGACAACCCGAGCGCACCCTGGGGAAGCGGACCTTGCGCGTCGCCGCGCTGGCCGTGCTGGTCGCGCTGACCGCGACGGGCTGCTCCGGCGACGAGATCCTCCGGTTCGGCTGGCCGGTCGGTGTCACCGAGCAGGCGAACCAGATGCGGACGCTCTGGACCTGGACCGTGGTCGCGGCGCTGGTCGTCGGCGTCATCGTGTGGGCCCTGATCTTCTGGACCGCGACGTTCCACCGCAAGAAGAAGACGGCAGGCGACGGCGAGCCGGAGGAGCTGCCCCGGCAGTTCCAGTACAACATCCCGCTCGAGCTGTTCACGGTCGTCGTCCCGACGATCATGGTCTGCGTGCTGTTCTTCTTCACCGCGACCACGGAGTCGAAGGTCCTCGACAAGATCCCCAACCCGGACGTCAAGGTCCAGGTCGTGGCCTTCCAGTGGAACTGGGAGTTCAAGTACGAGGACGAGTCCGCCAAGCGGGCGGACGGCCAGCAGGTGAGCACCGTCGGCTCGTCCGGCGAGATCCCGCTGCTCGTGCTCCCGGTCGGCAAGACCATCCAGTACGACCTGGTCTCCACCGACGTCATCCACTCCTTCTGGGTGCCGGAGTTCCACTTCAAGCGGGACGTCATGCCGAACCCGGAGAAGAACAACCAGGACAGCTCCTTCCAGAACAAGATCGACCGCGAGGGCTCCTTCGTCGGCCGGTGCGCGGAGCTGTGCGGCACGTACCACTCGGTGATGAACTTCGAGGTCCGTGCGCTGTCGCCGGACAAGTACGACCAGTACATCGCGCTGCGCAAGCAGACGAACCCGGCGACCGGCCAGGCCTTCACCGCGGCCGAGGCGCTGGCGAAGATGAACTGCGGCGAGCTGTGCACCCCGCACGCGGTCACCACCCAGCCGTTCAACACCGACCGCACGGCGCGGACCGCGTCCAACTGA
- a CDS encoding cytochrome c oxidase subunit 4, producing the protein MKVEARIFFIVAIFAVFMAGVYWLWTALAATHGAEPVGIVALFLTGGLAFLAGSYMQFVARRIEPRPEDREDAEISDGAGELGFFSPGSYWPIGMAATAALAAVALAFFHIWLLVIALVALLITIGGLVFEYHTGPSHD; encoded by the coding sequence ATGAAGGTCGAAGCCCGCATCTTCTTCATCGTGGCGATCTTCGCCGTGTTCATGGCGGGGGTCTACTGGCTGTGGACCGCGCTGGCCGCGACCCACGGTGCCGAGCCGGTGGGCATCGTCGCGCTGTTCCTCACCGGCGGTCTGGCGTTCCTGGCCGGCAGCTACATGCAGTTCGTCGCGCGCCGGATCGAGCCGCGTCCGGAGGACCGCGAGGACGCCGAGATCAGCGACGGCGCGGGTGAGCTGGGCTTCTTCAGCCCGGGCAGCTACTGGCCGATCGGCATGGCGGCCACCGCGGCGCTCGCGGCCGTGGCGCTGGCGTTCTTCCACATCTGGCTGCTGGTCATCGCGCTCGTCGCGCTGCTCATCACCATCGGCGGCCTGGTGTTCGAGTACCACACGGGCCCGTCGCACGACTGA
- a CDS encoding GlxA family transcriptional regulator, whose amino-acid sequence MDVNRVAVVLADRVSPFELGVACEVFGTDRSADGIEGWDFGVCSPDGSGVASWSGFGLSGLRDLDFAASADLLIVPTCAPRTAPPPEPVLDVLRDAAGRGAWVAGFCAGVFSLGYAGLLDGRRCTVHWVYEPEFRARFPAAEVDPQALYADDGGILTSAGTVAAVDLCLHLVRRLRGVAAATTLARRMVAAPHRAGGQAQFVQAPVPATAAGDDAVVAEALEWVERRLDQPFTVAELARRSGLGERTFLRRFSAATGTTPHRWLTERRLDRAQALLEEGRLSVEDIATACGYASAAALRHQFSRLRGTSPSSYRTAFRG is encoded by the coding sequence ATGGACGTCAACCGGGTGGCCGTGGTGCTCGCCGACCGCGTTTCGCCGTTCGAACTGGGCGTCGCGTGCGAGGTGTTTGGCACCGACCGCAGCGCCGACGGCATCGAGGGCTGGGATTTCGGCGTCTGCTCGCCGGACGGCTCCGGCGTGGCCAGCTGGTCCGGTTTCGGGCTGTCCGGCCTGCGGGACCTCGACTTCGCGGCGTCGGCGGACCTGCTGATCGTGCCGACGTGCGCGCCCCGCACGGCACCGCCGCCCGAGCCGGTGCTGGACGTCCTGCGGGACGCGGCCGGGCGCGGCGCGTGGGTGGCGGGCTTCTGCGCCGGTGTCTTCTCCCTGGGCTACGCGGGCCTCCTGGACGGCCGCCGCTGCACCGTCCACTGGGTGTACGAGCCGGAGTTCCGCGCCCGCTTCCCGGCGGCCGAGGTGGACCCCCAGGCGCTGTACGCCGACGACGGCGGGATCCTGACCAGCGCGGGCACGGTCGCGGCGGTCGACCTGTGCCTGCACCTGGTCCGCCGGCTGCGCGGCGTCGCGGCGGCCACGACGCTGGCCCGCCGGATGGTCGCGGCCCCGCACCGCGCGGGCGGGCAGGCGCAGTTCGTCCAGGCACCCGTCCCGGCGACCGCGGCGGGCGACGACGCCGTGGTCGCGGAGGCCCTCGAGTGGGTGGAGCGGCGGCTGGACCAGCCGTTCACCGTGGCGGAGCTCGCCCGCCGCAGCGGACTGGGCGAGCGGACGTTCCTGCGCCGCTTCTCGGCGGCCACGGGCACCACACCGCACCGCTGGCTGACCGAGCGGCGGCTGGACCGCGCCCAGGCCCTGCTGGAGGAGGGCCGCCTGTCGGTGGAGGACATCGCGACGGCGTGCGGTTACGCGTCCGCGGCGGCGCTGCGGCACCAGTTCAGCCGCCTGCGGGGCACGAGCCCGTCGTCCTACCGGACGGCGTTCCGGGGCTGA